A DNA window from Helianthus annuus cultivar XRQ/B chromosome 15, HanXRQr2.0-SUNRISE, whole genome shotgun sequence contains the following coding sequences:
- the LOC110910680 gene encoding asparagine synthetase [glutamine-hydrolyzing] 2, whose amino-acid sequence MCGILAVFGCVDCSQAKRARILELSSRLRHRGPDWSGLHSEEDCYLAHQRLAIVDPASGDQPLYNEDKSIIVTVNGEIYNHKELREQLKSHKFNTGSDCEVIAHLYEEHGEDFVHMLDGMFSFVLLDTRNKSYIAARDAIGITPLYIGWGLDGSVWFASEMKALSDDCEQFMSFLPGHIYSSKNGGLRRWYNPPWWSELVPSTPYDPLVLRNAFEKAVIKRLMTDVPFGVLLSGGLDSSLVAAVASRHLVDSEAYCQWGSQLHTFCIGLKGSPDLVAAREVADYLGTRHHEFYFTVQEGIDALEEVIYHIETYDVTTIRASTPMFLMSRKIKSLGVKMVLSGEGSDEIFGGYLYFHKAPNKEEFHEETCRKIKALHLYDCLRANKSTSAWGLEARVPFLDKEFINVAMSIDPKWKMIDRDNGRIEKWVLRNAFDDDEKPYLPKHILYRQKEQFSDGVGYSWIDGLRDHANKQVTDSMLANANFVYPENTPATKEAYYYRKIFEKFFPKNAARLTVPGGPSVACSTAKAVEWDASWSKNLDPSGRAALGVHAAAYEDAK is encoded by the exons ATGTGTGGAATACTCGCCGTTTTCGGTTGTGTCGATTGCTCTCAGGCTAAACGGGCCAGAATCCTTGAACTCTCTTCACG GTTGCGCCATAGAGGTCCCGACTGGAGTGGGCTGCACAGCGAAGAAGACTGTTATCTTGCTCATCAGCGTTTAGCGATCGTCGACCCTGCTTCTGGAGATCAACCGCTTTATAATGAAGACAAATCGATCATCGTCACA GTGAACGGGGAGATTTACAACCATAAAGAGTTGAGGGAGCAACTGAAGTCTCATAAGTTCAATACCGGAAGCGACTGTGAAGTGATCGCCCATCTT TATGAAGAACATGGAGAAGACTTTGTGCATATGTTGGATGGAATGTTCTCCTTTGTGCTTCTCGACACTCGCAATAAAAGTTACATAGCAGCGAGGGACGCGATCGGGATCACTCCACTTTACATCGGTTGGGGCCTCGATG GTTCAGTGTGGTTTGCATCGGAAATGAAGGCGTTGAGTGATGATTGTGAACAGTTTATGTCGTTCCTTCCTGGGCACATATATTCTAGCAAAAACG GTGGGCTGAGACGGTGGTATAACCCCCCATGGTGGTCAGAACTCGTTCCGTCAACTCCATATGATCCCCTTGTTCTACGCAACGCGTTTGAGAAG GCTGTGATTAAAAGACTTATGACCGATGTCCCCTTCGGTGTTCTTCTTTCCGGAGGCCTTGATTCGTCTCTCGTTGCCGCTGTTGCTTCACGTCATCTCGTTGATTCGGAAGCTTATTGCCAGTGGGGATCGCAGTTGCATACTTTTTGCATCGGATTGAAG GGTTCTCCTGATTTGGTTGCTGCCAGAGAGGTAGCTGATTATCTTGGCACTCGCCACCATGAGTTCTACTTTACGGTTCAG GAAGGAATTGATGCGCTTGAGGAGGTGATTTACCATATCGAAACCTATGATGTAACCACCATTAGAGCTAGCACACCAATGTTTCTCATGTCGCGCAAAATCAAGTCTTTGGGTGTAAAAATGGTTCTTTCCGGTGAAGGATCGGATGAAATATTTGGTGGTTACTTGTATTTCCACAAGGCTCCAAACAAGGAAGAGTTTCATGAAGAAACATGtagaaag ATCAAGGCTCTTCATTTGTACGATTGCTTGAGGGCAAATAAGTCCACATCAGCATGGGGTCTTGAGGCGCGTGTGCCTTTTCTCGATAAGGAGTTCATTAACGTTGCAATGAGCATTGACCCAAAGTGGAAGATG ATTGACCGTGATAATGGGAGGATTGAGAAATGGGTGTTGCGCAACGCGTTCGATGATGACGAGAAGCCGTATCTGCCAAAGCATATATTATACAGGCAAAAGGAACAGTTCAGTGACGGAGTTGGATACAGCTGGATCGATGGGTTGAGGGATCACGCAAACAAACAG GTTACCGATTCGATGCTAGCAAATGCAAACTTTGTTTATCCTGAAAACACCCCTGCAACTAAAGAAGCGTACTACTATCGCAAaatctttgaaaagttcttcCCCAAG AATGCTGCAAGGTTAACGGTTCCAGGGGGTCCAAGTGTGGCATGCAGCACGGCTAAGGCGGTAGAGTGGGATGCATCGTGGTCCAAAAATCTTGACCCGTCGGGCCGAGCTGCTCTTGGGGTTCATGCAGCGGCCTACGAAGACGCCAAGTGA